From one Magnetococcales bacterium genomic stretch:
- a CDS encoding formylglycine-generating enzyme family protein yields the protein MKRWGVGILVAGGLFLSVGGGAVAAPLLTEADALQVGGMFAVPPHLSPQPRVSPKRRDLFQNQESATVQDLERLLRAWFVEPPASFHFHYAQVLCRSEKLEAARVELKKYRQKAQPQDENRAEAERLEKDCGKSRPPVLNPLSVQASVASPKSVEGQWRDPVTGMVFVQLPKGCFQMGRNRGYTDESPAHEVCVDGFWLAKHEVTQGQWQQVMGDNPAYFKIGDDHPVESVSFNDAQLFIRRLNGRGPAQRYRLPTEAEWEYACRSGGRHTDFCGEGALGKVAWFMDNSGMTHHPVGELQPNAFGLHDMNGNVWEWVGDRYGADYYGQSPRHNPQGPGQGEARVNRGGSWFDGARQVGATVRYRYPPGHRDRLLGFRLLMQRP from the coding sequence ATGAAACGATGGGGTGTGGGGATCCTGGTGGCGGGGGGGCTTTTTTTATCCGTGGGAGGGGGTGCGGTTGCGGCTCCCCTCCTGACCGAGGCAGACGCCCTCCAGGTGGGGGGGATGTTTGCTGTGCCGCCGCATCTTTCTCCCCAGCCCAGGGTCTCTCCCAAGCGCCGTGACCTGTTCCAAAACCAGGAGAGTGCCACCGTCCAGGATCTGGAGCGACTGCTCAGAGCTTGGTTTGTGGAACCGCCGGCCTCTTTTCATTTTCACTATGCCCAGGTGCTTTGCCGCTCTGAAAAGCTGGAAGCGGCTCGGGTGGAGCTGAAAAAATATCGCCAAAAAGCCCAGCCCCAGGATGAAAATCGTGCTGAAGCCGAACGGTTGGAGAAGGATTGTGGCAAAAGCCGCCCTCCGGTGCTCAACCCCCTTTCAGTACAGGCCTCTGTTGCCTCGCCCAAAAGCGTGGAGGGTCAGTGGCGGGATCCGGTCACCGGTATGGTGTTCGTCCAGCTGCCCAAGGGGTGTTTTCAAATGGGGCGCAATAGGGGATATACCGATGAATCCCCAGCCCATGAAGTGTGCGTAGATGGTTTTTGGCTGGCCAAGCATGAGGTCACCCAGGGGCAGTGGCAACAGGTGATGGGAGACAACCCGGCCTATTTTAAAATAGGCGACGACCACCCCGTAGAGAGTGTCAGCTTCAACGATGCCCAGCTTTTTATCCGCCGTTTGAATGGCCGTGGACCGGCCCAGCGCTATCGCCTACCCACCGAGGCCGAGTGGGAATATGCTTGCCGCTCGGGAGGACGCCATACCGATTTTTGCGGGGAAGGGGCGTTGGGAAAAGTGGCCTGGTTTATGGATAACTCCGGCATGACCCATCACCCGGTGGGCGAGTTGCAGCCCAATGCCTTTGGGCTCCACGACATGAACGGCAACGTTTGGGAGTGGGTGGGGGATCGCTATGGCGCGGACTATTATGGCCAAAGCCCCCGTCACAATCCCCAGGGGCCCGGGCAGGGAGAAGCGCGGGTGAATCGAGGGGGGAGCTGGTTTGACGGTGCACGGCAGGTGGGGGCGACAGTGCGTTATCGCTATCCCCCGGGCCATCGGGATCGTTTGTTGGGCTTTCGGCTGCTGATGCAGCGCCCCTGA